The Catellatospora citrea DNA segment ACGTGGCTGCGGGTGGCCAACTTCGGCGGGTCCTCGGTGAAGTTCACCGTGCCCGGCGGCGGCACACCGCCGTCGCCGTCCCCGGCGCCGTCGAGCTCGCCGCCCGCGGCGCAGCCGCCGGTGATCTCGAACGTGCAGTACACGAACGTGACCAGCACGGGCGCGACGGTCACGTGGACCACGGACGTGGCGTCGTCGTCGGTCGTCGATTACGGCACGACGACGTCCTACGGCGCGACGGCGACGGGTGCGAGCAACGTGACCAGCCATTCGGTGACGTTGTCGGGGCTGTCGCCGGGCACGGCGTACCAGTTCCGGGCCCGTTCGGTCTCGGCCGGTGGCACCACGAACAGCGCCAACGGCACGTTCACCACGGCCTCGTCCGGCGGCGGTTCCTACCCCGCGATCACCGTCGACGGGTCCTCCGGCGACTGGGGGAGCATCACTCCGGCGATGACCGGCAGCACCACGGTGCAGTCGGTGTCGGTGGCCAACAACGCCACCAACCTCTACCTGCTGACCCGCGGCACCGGGCTCAACGTGTTCGGGCAGTTCTTCCTGAACACCGACAACAACCCCGCCACCGGGTACAACGCCACCGGCTGGAGCAACCCGTCCGGCGCGGACTACATGCTGGAGAACGGCAACCTGTACCGGCACGCCGGCGGCGGCTGGGCCTGGACGTCGCTGGGCGCGGTCACCTTCGTGCGCAACGACACCGCCGTCGAGGCGGCGATCCCGCTGTCCACGCTCGGCTTGAGCCCCGGCGGGCAACTGCGGGCGGGTTACCTGAAGAACAACTCCGCCACCGACCGGCTCCCCGCCGCGAGCGGCACGTTCCCGGTGGTGACCCTGCTCAACGGGTCCGGCGGCGGGGGCGGCGCGCCGGTCGTCAGCAACGTCCAGTACGCCAACGTGACCAGCACCGGCGCGACGGTCACGTGGACGACGGACGTGGCGTCGACGTCGGTGGTGGAGTACGGCACCTCCACCGCCTACGGCTCGACGGCGACCGGGGCGAGCAACGTGACCAGTCATGCGGTGACGTTGTCGGGGCTGTCGCCGGGCACGGCGTACCAGTTCCGGGTCCGCTCGGTCTCGGCCGGTGGCACCACGAACAGCTCCAACGGCATGTTCACCACGGCGTCGTCCGGTGGCGGCTATCCGGCGATCACGGTCGACGGCTCGGCCGGTGACTGGGCGAGCGTGACGCCGGTGCTGTCCGGCGGGACCGGCGTGCAGTCGGTGTCGGTCACCAACAACGGCACCACGCTCTACCTGTGCGTCAAGGGCACCGGCCTGAACGTGCTCGGCCAGTTCTTCCTGAACACCGACGACAACACCGGCACCGGCTACAACGCCGCCGGCTGGACCAACCCGTCGGGCGGGGACTACATGCTGGAGAACGCCAACCTGTACGACCACGGCGGCAGCGGCTGGTCCTGGACCCCGCTGGGTGCGATGACGTTCGTCCGCAACGACACCGTCATCGAGGCCGCCGTCCCCCTGTCCACTCTGGGCCTCGCCCCTGGAGCCCAGTTCCGTCTCGGCTACATCAAGAACAACACCACCGACCGCCTTCCCGCAGCAAGCGGTGCCTTCCCTGCCGTCACGCTGCTGAGCTGACCTCGGAACAGCGGGTGCCGATCTGATCGGCACCCGCTGTGGGGACCCCAACCTCTCGTGAGGCGGCTGCGTTCTGGTGGTTGGAGGTGTCCCTTGAACAGGTACGAGGGTTTTCAGGAGTTCGTCGTCGCGCGGGGCGGCGCTCTGTCGCGCACGGCTTTCCTGCTGACCGGCGAACATCACGCGGCCGAGGATCTGGTGCAGTCCGCACTGGCCAAGGCCGCGACCCGGTGGCGGCAGATCCGCGACGGCGGCCAGCCGGAAGCCTATGTGCGCCGCATCATGATCAACGAACAGATCTCCTGGTGGCGCAAACGGCCCGCCCGGCCGGTCGCTGAGGTCCCCGACCGGGCCGGCCCGGACAGCGGACAGCGGGTGCTGGACCGGCTCGTGCTGGATCGCGCGCTGGACCAGCTCTCGCCGCGCCAGCGCGCCACGGTGGTGCTGCGCTTCTACGAGGATCTGTCCGAAGCCGACACCGCTTCGGCGTTGGACTGCTCGGTCGGGGCGGTCAAGCGCTACACCCACGATGCCCTGGCCAGGCTGCGCGAATCCCTGCCGATGCTGGCCGAACACGCCGGACAGTACGCCGACGCCGGCGCGGCCGTCGCGAAGGCCAAGCGCCGCCGGACCGGCCGGATCGCCGCCGCGGCGGCAGCGAGCCTGGTGCTGGTGGCGGCAGTGCTGGCGGTCCTCGTGCCGGGCCCGTCCGGATCGGGTCCCGTGCCGCCGCTGAACACCCCGTCGCCGTCACCGTCGCCATATGTCCCGTCGGAACTGGCGCCGCTGCCCGTCGGTCTCTCCGATCGCAGTGCGCAGGCCCAGCCGCTGCCGCGCGACCGGGCCATCGGCCGCGCGATGCTGCTGCTCGAGGTGCACGACGGCGGCGACGGCTACATCGTGGCAGTCGACGGCACGTGGTGGCAGAGCCCGAGGGCGGACTCCGGCGCGTACACCCTGTCGCCGGACGGGCGCTGGCTGGCCCGCAAGGACAAGGACCGGGTCGTGGTGCGCGACCTGACCGGCACCACCGAGCACGCGCTGCCCGCGGCGACCGGGCTCATGTGGGCGCCCTCCGGCGGCTGGCTGTACGGGATGAACCAGCACGGTGCCGGGTGGTTGGTGTCGCCGGGCACCTGGTCACCGCGAGAGGTCGCCGAGGACAGGGGGTCCGTCCTGGCGGTGACCGACGCGGGCGAGCTGCTGTGCACCGACGTCGGCACCGGCCGGACCCGGTTGACGCTGCGGATCGTCTCGCCGGCGACCGGCGGGGTGCGGCACATCGCCGTCGACACGGCCGCACGGCTCGGCGTCGACGAGAGGTTGGCCCAGGTGCCCATGGCCGACGTCGTGGGCGGGTTCGTGACCGAGATCGAGGCGGCGGCCGGCGGGATCGCCGCGGTCGAGTTCTTCCGCCACGAGCCACGGCAGGACTGGGTCAGGCAGGCCACGGGAATCATCGAGTTCTCCCTGGCCGACGGACGCGTGCTGCGGCGCGTCGACCTGATCGGCGAGGACCAGCGCCAGGGCGACGTGCTGTGCTACCGCGGCGGAGGCATGCTCTGGACCGATCGCCGCACGCTCCGGGGAGTACGGGCCGGAACCACGAAGCTGTACGCGATCATGCCGCTGTCGTACCCGCAATGGGTTTACGAATTCGCCGGGTGCGGGGCCATCGCCGTGCCCTCCCGACACCGGTGACCTCAGGCCGGGTCGCCCGCTCGGGGTGGCCCGGCCCTCGACGGGTGCGGCCCGCCGCGGTGCGGGCGGGTTGACGGGCTTGACGGACCGGCATATCGTTTTTCGAGATGCATATCGTTTTTCGGTATGGCCGGGGAGGCTGTCGTGGATGAAGGCAAGCGGCTCACCAAGTGGCTGCGGCGACTGCGGGGGACGGCGGAGTTCGTCTACATCGCGTCGCTGTGCGGCAGCGTGGCCATGCTCGTGGTCGCGTTCATCCCCAGGTCACCCGTCGTGCTGGCACTGCCCACCACGCTGCTGACCGGGCTCGACCGGATCGGCGGCGTCGCGACAGGCGTCGTGGTCTACCCCATGGGCGAGGTCGTCTTCGAGGTCACCGACCCGACGCTGGCACAGCGCATGCTCTACCTGGCCACGATCCTGCCCGGCCTGCTCCTGGTCGCCGACATCGCCCGCCGGCTCGCGAGACTGCTCAAATCCGCGCAGGACACCGACCCGTTCACCACGCAGACCGTCCGTGAGCTGACCCTGGTCGCGAAGATCACCGCCTTCGGCGGACTCGCCGTGTACGCCGTCGGCAACGTCGCCATGTGGCTGCTCGCCTCGACCATGCTCGACTCCGGAGCCCGGGTCGACCCGGTCCAGTCGCCGGTCGGCTGGCTCGCGGTCGGGTTCATCTTCGCCGCGTTCGCCCAGCTCATCGCGCGGGGCGTGGCCATGCGCACGGAACTGGACACCGTCATCTGATGGGGGAGCCGACCGAACACCGGGTCACGGTGCACCTCGACGAACTGCTGACCGCACGCGGCATGACGCTGGTGGAGCTGTCGGCCCGGGTCGGGGTCACCGTGGCGAACCTGTCCGTGCTGAAGAACGGCCACGCCCGCGCGATCCGCTTCAGCACCCTGACCGCCCTCTGCGACGTGCTCGACTGCACCCCGGGCGAGCTGCTCGGCCTCGACGGCCCGTAAGCGCCGCGGTGACGGTGAGTGCGGGTGATCCGCGACAAATCGGATTGCGCCGCCGCCGCGGTCATGTGACCGTATGCCGCATGCCCCAACCGATCTTGCACACCGAGCGCCTGCTGCTGGTCCCACTCGCGGACCGGCACCTCGAACTGGAGGTCCAGCTCGACTCCGACCCGGAGGTGCTTCGCTACATCTTCGGCCGGGGGCGGTCCAGGGACGAGGTGGTCGCCTCCCACGCGCAGCGGATGGCACTGGCCGCAAAGGTGGACGGCCTGGGCTTCTGGATGGCGTTCGGGTCTGCCGACGGCGCGCGTGGCTCGACGCCACCGGCAGGGGAGGACGAGGGTGAGTTCATCGGGCTCATGATGCTTCCGCCGGCGCACGGCCCCGACCAACCCGACGACCCGACCGTCGCCGAACTGGGTTACCGCCTCCTCCGGCGGCACTGGAGGAAGGGCCTGGCCAGCGAGGCATCCCGGGCCCTGCTGCGGCACGCCTTCGACGGCATCGGGCAGCGCCGGGTGATCGCCCAGACCATGGCCGTGAACGCCGGATCCCGAGGCGTGATGGAGGCCGTCGGCATGCGCTACGTGCGCACTTTCTTCCCGTCCTGGGACGACCCGCTGCCGGGAGCGGACCTGGGCGAGGTCGAGTACGAGATGACCCGCGAGACGTGGGCGGCGCGTTCGGCAACTGCGCCTCGCGCCGACTGAGCGGGTCAGTGCGGGCCGACGCCCAGCTCGCCGAGCCGTGCGGTCAGGTCGTCGACCCACTGGGCAGGTGTACGGCCGTCCGGCAGCGCGACCCCGGCCGCACACCGCCACAGCGCGTCGCCGAGCACGCTGCGCACATGCCACGCCATCACGCGTTCGAGGTCGAGCTCGCGGCCCGACTCGTGCTCGTAGTGCGTAGCGGTCGCCCGCAGCAGTCCGACGCCCGGGCCGAGGCCCGGTAGCAGCCGCAGGTCGTACTCGGGCTCGGCCCACCCGGCGGTCTCGAAGTCGACCACCAGCCGCAGCTCACCGCCGGACCAGACCTGGTTGTCGCCGTGCAGGTCGCTGTGATTGAGCACCGGCTGCCGCGGCGAAGCGAGGGCGGCGTCGATCCAGCCGTACCAGCGCGCGTCGACCGGCATCCAGCGGCCGAGCCGCTCCCGCAGGACCGCGGTCGGCGCCGGGTGCTGCGGTCCGTCGTACGCGTCGAGCAGGCCTGGTACGCGTACGCCGTGCAGGGTCGCGAGGAACGCGGCGAGCTGTGCACCGGTCCGGTCGACGTCCATGGTGTCGGCGACGGCGAACAGGGAGTCGCCGCCCTCCTTCCGGGTGACGAGCAGGACCGGGTCGGCGCTCGCCACGACGACCTGCGGGATGCACGGCACCTGCCCGGCCAGCGCGGCCAGGATCTCCATCTCGTACACCACCCGTCGCGCGGCCGGCTCGGACCACGCGAACTTCACGACGTACGCGTCGCCCAGCGACGCGCTCGACGCCTGCCACAACGGCTCGTCCCGCCCGGCGACATCGCGCATCGCCAGCGGCAGGCCGGCGAGGTCGGGGGCCGCCCTACGCAACGCGTCACGCAACGTGGCCGACGAAGGGCCGGACAACCAGCGCATGGTCGCCATGAGACCACACCGACCACTCACCCATGGGCGCCACGGGCATCGCTGGACATTTGCCGATGATGCGTGGTCTGGATCCCGCCAGACGTACCCCGCCGCTTGCTCCAGGCTTGGTTCATGAACAGAGTTCTTGACGGAAAAGTGGCACTGGTAACGGGTGGCAGTCGGGGCATCGGCGCGGCGGTCGCGTTGCGCCTCGCCGAGGACGGTGCCGACGTGGCGCTGACGTACCAGCAGAATGCCGACCGGGCGGCCGAGGTGGTCGAGCAGATCAAGGCTGCGGGCCGCCGCGCGCTGGCCGTCCGCGCCGACAACGCCGACGCGGCCGCGCTGACTGCGGCGGTGGACCAGGTCGCCGCCGAATTCGGGCGGCTCGACATCCTCGTCAACAACGCCGGGATCTACCTCACCGGGCCGGTCGAGGACCTCGGACTGGCCGAGTTCGACCGCACCGTCGCCGTCAACGTTCGCGCGCCGTTCGTCGCGGCGAAGGCGGCCGTCGGCCACATGGTCGACGGCGGCCGGATCATCAACATCGGCAGCAACATGGCGCAGCGGGCGGCGTTCCCCGGCCACTGCCTGTATGCGATGAGCAAGACGGCCCTCGTCGGGCTCACCAAGGGGCTCGGCCGCGACCTGGGGCCACGCGGTATCACCGTGAACCTGGTCCACCCCGGTCCGACCGACACCGACGCGAATCCCGCCGACGGCCCGTACGCCGAAACGATCAGGGGTTTCACCGCCCTCGGCCGCTACGGCGCACCCGCTGACATCGCGGCGGCGGTCGCCTTCCTCGCCCGCGAGGACAGCGGCTACGTCACCGGCGCGACGATCGACGCCGACGGCGGTTTCGCGATCTAGCGCGGGGGCGACATTCGGGTCGTGGCCCATCCGGCCGAGGACTGAGCACGGTCGAGGCAGCATCCGGGTCCGGCATGGGATCGCCCGCCACGACCTACCGGATCGACTGCTCCTTGCCGTGGTCCTCGGGCGGCCGCGGCCCGAAGATGGTCCGCTCCGACTCGGCGATCGGCACGTCGTTGATGCTGGCCTCACGGCGGCGCATCAGGCCGTGTTCGTCGAACTCCCACAGCTCGTTGCCGTAGCTGCGCCACCACTGCCCGGCGGCATCGTGGGACTCGTACTGGAAGCGCACCGCGATCCGGTCGCCGTCGAACGTCCACAGGTTCTTGCGCAGCGCGTAGTCCAACTCGCGTGCCCACTTGCCGGTCAGGAACTCGATGATCGCCGGGCGTCCGGTGAGGAACATGTCCCGGTTGCGCCATACGGAGTCCTCGGTGTACGCCAGCGCGACACGTTCCGGGTCGCGGGTGTTCCAGGCGTCCTCGGCCGCCTGCACCTTCGTCAGCGCGCTGGCGCGGTCGAACGGCGGCAGCGGCGGCTTGTCTGCCATGGTGAGCCTCCTGAACGCGGCACGCGGCGAGTGCGGGTCCGTCGCCGCCAGCCGTCGTCGCTGCTCACGGCGCTCCCGAACCACTGTGGCACGGCAGACGGCCCGCCGGAGCCGTTCCGGCGTGATCGACGCGTCACGACACTCACGGGCGGTCAGCGCGCAGCGGTTGCGATGGGAACCGTGGCGCGCAGCGCGGCGATCCCGGCCAGCAGCTCGTCGCGCCGATCGAGCGGCATCATCCAGTCCGGCAGGTCGACCTGGTAGGTGGGCAGGTAGGCCCCGCCGTCGGCCAGCCGAACGCGGGCGCGCAGGTGCTGCTCGATCGCGTCCAGGTGGCCGGGCCCGTACGCCCACAGCCGCCCACTGGCGCAGGGCTGCTGCAGCCACAGCGGCAGGCGGAACACCGGATCGTGCACCTCGCTGCCGTCGCGACGGTTGCCGTGCAGGAACTCCGGCCGCCGCGCCGCCGTGTACGGGCAGTGCACGCAGGTCACCCGCCACACCTGCCGGTTGTCGTCGGGCGTGGGGCAGCCGGCTTCCGCCGGTCCGGCGCACCGGGGGCAGCGCACCAGGGTCGGCACGCGCCCCTCGCGGACCAGGGGCAGGATCGCGGGGGACCGTTCCGCCGGCTCCTCGACCAGCCCGAGCTCCTGCAGGTAGTCCCGCCACTGGCACGGCTTCGGCTCCGGCAGGATCCGCTTGCCGACCACCCAGGTCAGGTAGCCGGCGCGCAGGCGTACCCCCTCGTCGGCGTGCTCGCCCAGCTCCCGCAGCCCGTCGCGCAGCCGGTCGTCGGCCAGCACTCGCGCCAGCCGGGCGTAACGCTCGTCGCCGAGCCGGTGCGGCCGGGCCGCCACCAGCAGCACCAGGTCGGCCAGCACCGTCCGGATCCAGTCCGGCAGCTCGTCGACGCGCTGGTGGAAGGTCCGCAGCAGGCTCTTCTTCGTGGGCCAGGACTTGGCGTGCCAGGCCCACTCGTGCGGGAACCGCACCTCCCAGTCCAGGTAGAGCAGGCGGTAGCGCACGGCACGCGGCAGTCGCGCCAGCCCCGGGCCGGACCCGATCCACAGGCCGTCGGGCAGCAGCCTGCGGCTCGCCTCCTCGTGCTCCTGCC contains these protein-coding regions:
- a CDS encoding DUF2975 domain-containing protein; amino-acid sequence: MDEGKRLTKWLRRLRGTAEFVYIASLCGSVAMLVVAFIPRSPVVLALPTTLLTGLDRIGGVATGVVVYPMGEVVFEVTDPTLAQRMLYLATILPGLLLVADIARRLARLLKSAQDTDPFTTQTVRELTLVAKITAFGGLAVYAVGNVAMWLLASTMLDSGARVDPVQSPVGWLAVGFIFAAFAQLIARGVAMRTELDTVI
- a CDS encoding helix-turn-helix domain-containing protein — protein: MGEPTEHRVTVHLDELLTARGMTLVELSARVGVTVANLSVLKNGHARAIRFSTLTALCDVLDCTPGELLGLDGP
- a CDS encoding GNAT family N-acetyltransferase; this encodes MPQPILHTERLLLVPLADRHLELEVQLDSDPEVLRYIFGRGRSRDEVVASHAQRMALAAKVDGLGFWMAFGSADGARGSTPPAGEDEGEFIGLMMLPPAHGPDQPDDPTVAELGYRLLRRHWRKGLASEASRALLRHAFDGIGQRRVIAQTMAVNAGSRGVMEAVGMRYVRTFFPSWDDPLPGADLGEVEYEMTRETWAARSATAPRAD
- a CDS encoding phosphotransferase family protein translates to MATMRWLSGPSSATLRDALRRAAPDLAGLPLAMRDVAGRDEPLWQASSASLGDAYVVKFAWSEPAARRVVYEMEILAALAGQVPCIPQVVVASADPVLLVTRKEGGDSLFAVADTMDVDRTGAQLAAFLATLHGVRVPGLLDAYDGPQHPAPTAVLRERLGRWMPVDARWYGWIDAALASPRQPVLNHSDLHGDNQVWSGGELRLVVDFETAGWAEPEYDLRLLPGLGPGVGLLRATATHYEHESGRELDLERVMAWHVRSVLGDALWRCAAGVALPDGRTPAQWVDDLTARLGELGVGPH
- a CDS encoding SDR family NAD(P)-dependent oxidoreductase, producing MNRVLDGKVALVTGGSRGIGAAVALRLAEDGADVALTYQQNADRAAEVVEQIKAAGRRALAVRADNADAAALTAAVDQVAAEFGRLDILVNNAGIYLTGPVEDLGLAEFDRTVAVNVRAPFVAAKAAVGHMVDGGRIINIGSNMAQRAAFPGHCLYAMSKTALVGLTKGLGRDLGPRGITVNLVHPGPTDTDANPADGPYAETIRGFTALGRYGAPADIAAAVAFLAREDSGYVTGATIDADGGFAI
- a CDS encoding nuclear transport factor 2 family protein, with amino-acid sequence MADKPPLPPFDRASALTKVQAAEDAWNTRDPERVALAYTEDSVWRNRDMFLTGRPAIIEFLTGKWARELDYALRKNLWTFDGDRIAVRFQYESHDAAGQWWRSYGNELWEFDEHGLMRRREASINDVPIAESERTIFGPRPPEDHGKEQSIR